In Armatimonadota bacterium, the following are encoded in one genomic region:
- a CDS encoding DUF1844 domain-containing protein, with product MEEEPIVTDKRRVNPDGTLKEEAAEPKTEEKVDQTQEPSADKDEQAGMPPPNVYATMEFMVSMLAEQAWMMMGLRLAPGQKEIVKDLAQAKVAIDTVVFVVDKLQPHIEEQDRIALRSLISDLQLNFVRQNQ from the coding sequence ATGGAGGAAGAACCGATAGTAACGGACAAGAGAAGAGTCAACCCTGACGGCACTTTGAAAGAAGAAGCTGCCGAACCGAAAACCGAAGAAAAAGTTGACCAGACTCAGGAACCGTCTGCCGATAAAGATGAGCAGGCCGGCATGCCGCCGCCAAACGTATATGCGACCATGGAATTTATGGTCAGTATGCTTGCAGAGCAGGCATGGATGATGATGGGCCTAAGGCTTGCACCCGGGCAAAAAGAAATAGTTAAGGACCTGGCTCAGGCCAAGGTCGCCATCGATACGGTCGTGTTTGTGGTCGACAAGCTCCAGCCTCACATAGAGGAGCAGGACCGCATAGCGCTGCGCTCTCTGATAAGCGACTTGCAGCTCAACTTTGTGCGGCAGAATCAGTAG
- a CDS encoding RNA polymerase sigma factor, giving the protein MQINDSQLISDIMRGDKTGYESLIEKYKKMVYGIAWSRLGDSDLSEDAAQETFIKAYTYLATLREPDKFQGWLARIARNVCTSLSRRARRDNAFKQRWALLESAEPQSGHDECESPKEHLWQSFAELPDVHREALTLYYIEGKSTAETAAALGITEQALRTRLHRARTALRIQLEKNLEDALGDLQPRKNFTHSVLVLLPLSPTGAISSGGALAVFGKLLAGLSFALWIAAVQIFALLTMFSKLDEASLEDKPENRSIKAFIRRGYMKLAVMMFVTFVVYWLLAQHFGSSILLQISCICCVYMIWKVFKLLRVNTSTAAIGYALAIAIFFIATVAGAFFQAVWLYFIAMLLMTVIMYFAKQKMPQRVGFNLFTGSALGIFGDFEDDQSLECRLTRMELLSFAKFLGGLWLVQDYKWRADGITLFAGGSKAAITWDGACTAMMSAKDLKVARQLLGRSVEAAELQDDACRAVRFALNCFLRGDLEAAREVLSHEIPSAQNLTAARHNRVKSLVCVWLMVVTIVMLLVITLVSRLVETSEKVKELYHVAGAYYFLLVPAVGFIVAILAVAITLRRTRRQNRLL; this is encoded by the coding sequence ATGCAGATTAACGATTCACAACTGATAAGCGACATTATGCGGGGTGACAAGACCGGCTACGAGTCTCTGATCGAGAAGTATAAGAAGATGGTATATGGCATCGCATGGAGCCGTTTGGGCGACAGTGATCTCTCGGAGGACGCCGCGCAGGAAACCTTTATCAAGGCCTACACATATCTCGCAACCCTTCGTGAGCCCGATAAGTTTCAGGGCTGGCTCGCCAGAATCGCGCGCAATGTCTGCACTTCGCTGAGTCGCAGAGCCAGACGCGATAATGCATTCAAGCAGAGGTGGGCACTGCTTGAGTCTGCTGAACCACAATCCGGTCACGATGAGTGCGAATCGCCTAAGGAGCATCTCTGGCAGTCATTCGCCGAACTTCCCGATGTGCACCGTGAGGCTCTCACTCTCTATTACATCGAAGGCAAAAGCACAGCCGAGACTGCCGCAGCGCTTGGTATAACCGAGCAGGCTCTGCGCACAAGGCTCCACCGGGCCAGAACCGCCCTGCGTATTCAGTTGGAGAAGAATCTTGAGGACGCGCTCGGCGATCTTCAGCCCAGGAAAAACTTCACGCATTCGGTGCTCGTTCTGCTTCCGCTTTCGCCGACAGGCGCAATCAGCAGTGGTGGTGCGCTTGCCGTGTTCGGCAAACTGTTAGCCGGCCTCTCATTCGCATTGTGGATTGCAGCGGTTCAGATATTTGCGTTGTTAACGATGTTTTCCAAGCTGGACGAGGCCAGCCTTGAGGACAAACCTGAGAATCGGTCAATCAAAGCGTTTATCAGACGCGGCTACATGAAATTAGCGGTCATGATGTTCGTAACTTTCGTGGTTTACTGGCTGTTGGCGCAGCACTTCGGTTCAAGCATTCTGCTCCAGATATCCTGCATCTGTTGCGTCTATATGATCTGGAAGGTATTCAAGCTTCTTCGAGTAAACACGAGCACAGCGGCAATTGGATACGCGCTTGCGATCGCGATCTTCTTCATTGCCACTGTCGCTGGGGCTTTCTTCCAGGCGGTCTGGCTGTATTTCATAGCGATGCTGTTGATGACTGTAATAATGTACTTCGCCAAGCAGAAAATGCCCCAAAGAGTCGGCTTCAATCTGTTCACGGGCAGCGCATTGGGCATCTTCGGGGACTTCGAGGATGATCAATCGCTGGAGTGCAGGCTGACCAGGATGGAACTGCTCTCGTTTGCGAAGTTTCTGGGTGGACTCTGGCTGGTGCAGGACTATAAATGGCGTGCCGACGGAATTACACTCTTCGCCGGTGGTTCCAAGGCAGCAATCACCTGGGACGGCGCTTGCACCGCGATGATGAGCGCCAAAGATCTGAAGGTCGCCCGGCAACTGCTCGGTCGCAGCGTTGAAGCAGCGGAACTGCAAGATGATGCGTGTCGAGCGGTTCGATTTGCATTGAACTGCTTCCTCCGAGGCGATTTGGAGGCCGCGCGCGAAGTTCTTTCTCATGAAATACCATCGGCCCAGAACCTAACCGCCGCCAGACACAACCGCGTCAAGTCCCTTGTATGTGTCTGGCTTATGGTAGTAACTATCGTGATGTTGCTCGTGATAACGCTCGTGTCGCGGCTTGTTGAAACATCTGAGAAAGTGAAAGAACTATATCACGTGGCGGGCGCGTACTACTTTCTGCTCGTGCCGGCGGTAGGCTTCATAGTGGCGATACTTGCGGTGGCGATCACCTTGCGCAGAACCCGCCGCCAGAACCGCTTGTTATGA
- a CDS encoding quinate 5-dehydrogenase yields the protein MKRVVSVSLGSSTRDKTSQVEILGEEFEVSRIGTDGDMARFAQLVRELDGNVDAIGLGGIDRYLWTDKRRYTIRDADRLAKNAVKTPVVDGSGVKNTLERRTIEYLQDNSLVDFGKSNVLVTSAVDRFGMAQTIAKLSKSVVYGDLMFACNIPIPMRSYGAIRAAAQALLPIVCILPFEWIYPTGKKQEITVPKYQKYYDWADVVAGDWHFLRRTMPTIESGLLKGKVIITNTLTEQDVEMLKDHEVHLIATATPELSGRNFGTNVLEGVLITLLGKRPEETSVEDYSRLLEQMNWKPTITQLT from the coding sequence ATGAAGCGTGTAGTAAGTGTTAGCCTTGGTTCCTCGACGCGGGATAAGACCTCGCAGGTAGAGATACTAGGCGAGGAGTTTGAAGTGTCGCGCATCGGCACCGACGGCGACATGGCTCGGTTTGCCCAGCTTGTAAGAGAACTGGACGGCAATGTGGATGCGATCGGCCTGGGCGGGATCGACAGGTATCTCTGGACAGATAAACGCCGCTATACCATCCGTGATGCCGATAGGCTGGCGAAAAATGCCGTAAAGACCCCGGTTGTCGACGGCAGCGGGGTTAAGAACACACTCGAACGCAGGACTATAGAGTATCTGCAGGATAATAGTCTCGTGGACTTCGGCAAGAGCAATGTCCTGGTTACCAGCGCAGTGGACAGGTTCGGCATGGCCCAGACTATCGCCAAGTTGTCCAAGAGTGTGGTCTACGGTGATCTGATGTTCGCCTGCAATATCCCGATACCGATGCGCTCCTACGGGGCTATTCGTGCAGCCGCACAGGCTCTGCTGCCGATTGTCTGCATTCTGCCGTTTGAGTGGATCTATCCCACCGGCAAGAAGCAGGAGATCACGGTCCCGAAATATCAAAAGTATTATGACTGGGCGGATGTAGTCGCGGGTGACTGGCATTTTCTCAGGCGGACCATGCCCACCATCGAGTCCGGTCTGCTTAAGGGAAAAGTTATCATAACCAACACACTGACCGAGCAGGATGTCGAGATGCTCAAAGACCATGAGGTCCATCTTATTGCCACGGCCACACCTGAGCTTTCCGGTCGCAACTTCGGGACAAATGTGCTTGAAGGCGTTCTGATTACTCTGCTGGGCAAGCGCCCTGAGGAGACGAGCGTAGAGGACTATTCTCGGCTGCTTGAACAAATGAACTGGAAGCCTACCATAACCCAACTGACTTAA
- a CDS encoding RNA polymerase sigma factor: MQINDSQLISDIMRGDKTGYASLIEKYKKMVYGIAWSRLGDVDLSEDAAQETFIKAYTYLATLREPDKFQGWLARIARNVSNSLSRKTRREDAFKQRWAVLESAEPQQCRDESESLTKQLWQSFAELPDIHREALTLFYIEGKSISETAAALGITEQALRTRLHRARLALRIQLEQKLEETLDNLQPSKDFTRSVLVLLPLSPTGAIGSGGALTVIFGKLFASLSFVMWMAAAQALAMLGLFTMYSKLDEACLEDKPEKRPIKASIRRGYIKGVAWMFIVFVVWGLLISHRQENAMYAMTQVVSLLWAYMTWRAFKPLRVNTSTAVIGGALGIAIIFISIVAFAFFHASPYLFFIAGLLSNIIAYFTNQATPLRVGYNLFTGSAMGIFGDFEDDQSLGRRLTRTELLSFAKFLGGLWLVVDYKWRADGITLFAGGSRVTITWDGACTATMTAKELKVTRQLSVGRSFEAVELQDNACRVVRYALNCFLRGDSEAARKVFIPDETPSVQSITTARHNRVKSLVGVWLMTVTLAMFLVMPFFEPSEKQKELHHFGVGTYCIMIMPAVGFLVAILAIAITLRRTRRQDSSS, from the coding sequence ATGCAGATTAACGATTCACAACTGATAAGCGACATTATGCGGGGCGACAAGACCGGCTATGCGTCTCTGATCGAGAAGTATAAGAAGATGGTCTACGGCATCGCATGGAGCCGTTTGGGTGATGTCGATCTCTCAGAGGACGCCGCGCAGGAAACCTTTATCAAGGCCTACACATATCTCGCAACCCTTCGCGAGCCCGATAAGTTTCAGGGCTGGCTCGCCAGGATCGCCCGCAATGTCAGCAACTCTCTGAGCCGCAAAACCAGGCGCGAGGATGCGTTCAAACAGCGATGGGCAGTCCTCGAATCCGCGGAGCCGCAGCAATGCCGCGACGAGAGCGAATCGCTGACGAAGCAGCTCTGGCAGTCCTTTGCCGAACTGCCTGATATTCATCGTGAAGCGCTCACTCTCTTTTACATCGAAGGTAAAAGCATTTCCGAGACCGCCGCAGCGCTCGGAATAACCGAGCAGGCTCTGCGCACCAGGCTCCACCGCGCTCGTCTTGCTTTGCGTATTCAGTTGGAGCAGAAACTCGAAGAAACGCTGGATAATCTGCAGCCGAGTAAAGATTTCACGCGTTCAGTGCTCGTTCTGCTTCCGCTTTCGCCGACAGGCGCAATCGGCAGTGGCGGAGCGCTTACTGTTATCTTCGGCAAGCTGTTTGCCTCGCTCTCGTTTGTAATGTGGATGGCAGCAGCTCAGGCACTTGCGATGTTAGGCCTATTTACGATGTATTCCAAGCTGGACGAGGCCTGCCTTGAAGACAAACCGGAGAAACGGCCAATCAAAGCGTCTATCAGGCGCGGCTACATAAAAGGTGTGGCCTGGATGTTCATAGTTTTCGTGGTCTGGGGGCTGTTGATTTCACACCGCCAAGAAAACGCCATGTACGCAATGACCCAGGTCGTCAGTCTGCTGTGGGCTTATATGACCTGGCGAGCATTCAAACCTCTTCGAGTAAACACGAGCACAGCGGTGATCGGAGGGGCGCTCGGAATTGCGATTATCTTCATTTCCATTGTCGCGTTTGCTTTCTTCCATGCATCGCCCTACCTGTTTTTTATAGCGGGGCTGTTGAGCAATATAATAGCCTACTTCACCAACCAGGCAACCCCCCTAAGAGTTGGCTACAATCTGTTCACGGGCAGCGCGATGGGCATCTTCGGGGACTTCGAGGATGATCAATCGCTGGGACGCAGGCTGACCAGGACGGAACTGCTATCGTTTGCGAAGTTTCTGGGCGGACTCTGGCTGGTGGTGGACTACAAATGGCGCGCCGACGGAATCACACTCTTCGCCGGCGGTTCCCGAGTCACAATCACCTGGGACGGCGCTTGCACCGCGACAATGACCGCCAAAGAGCTGAAGGTCACCCGGCAACTATCCGTTGGTCGCAGCTTTGAAGCAGTGGAACTGCAAGACAATGCGTGTCGAGTGGTCCGATATGCATTGAACTGCTTCCTCCGAGGCGATTCGGAGGCCGCGCGCAAAGTTTTCATTCCTGACGAAACACCATCGGTTCAGAGCATAACCACCGCCAGACACAACCGCGTCAAGTCGCTTGTAGGAGTCTGGCTTATGACGGTGACTCTCGCGATGTTTCTCGTGATGCCATTTTTTGAGCCATCTGAGAAACAGAAGGAACTTCATCACTTTGGGGTGGGCACGTACTGCATTATGATCATGCCGGCGGTGGGCTTCTTGGTAGCGATACTTGCGATAGCGATCACCTTGCGCAGAACCCGCCGCCAGGATAGTTCATCATAA
- a CDS encoding NmrA family NAD(P)-binding protein, whose protein sequence is MISVFGSTGNVGGRVAAMLLESGIAVRAMVRSPQKAEVLKNRGAEIVEGNMLNVEDVKEALDRCDGAFLMTPINIASDNYIEEEITIGRNYGHALEDSTIDHVVHMSVVGAHAKTGIAQFESKAIIEDAIFASGVDCTFLRPAFFMDNLYKQMDMIRSQGIISTLLAPDVPIPMVSTEDIAYAVVKSLMRGAKGEKEEYDILGGRDYTMDEVADIVSDAVGKNVRYVQMNEDQAHKFFGQTGMHPVVVEDFIKMFKLMPEVPVEADRMRVYEEFNFEPTSLESMMSTIAGALV, encoded by the coding sequence ATGATAAGTGTATTCGGATCGACGGGTAATGTCGGCGGCAGGGTCGCCGCTATGCTGCTTGAATCCGGTATCGCCGTGAGGGCAATGGTGCGCTCGCCGCAAAAGGCCGAGGTGCTCAAAAACCGCGGAGCCGAGATTGTCGAGGGAAACATGCTCAATGTAGAGGATGTAAAAGAAGCCCTGGACCGCTGCGACGGCGCATTTCTGATGACCCCTATAAACATCGCAAGCGATAACTATATCGAAGAAGAGATCACTATCGGCAGAAACTATGGCCATGCACTGGAAGACTCGACTATAGACCATGTAGTGCATATGTCCGTGGTCGGTGCGCACGCAAAGACCGGAATCGCCCAATTTGAATCAAAAGCGATAATAGAGGACGCCATATTTGCCTCCGGCGTCGATTGCACGTTCCTGCGCCCTGCGTTCTTTATGGACAACCTGTATAAGCAGATGGATATGATACGCAGCCAGGGCATCATATCTACCCTGCTGGCTCCTGATGTGCCCATCCCGATGGTGTCGACCGAGGACATCGCGTATGCAGTAGTCAAATCGCTGATGCGCGGAGCAAAAGGCGAAAAAGAAGAATACGATATTCTCGGCGGCAGGGATTACACAATGGACGAGGTCGCCGATATAGTCTCGGACGCCGTCGGCAAAAACGTGCGATACGTTCAGATGAATGAAGACCAGGCGCACAAGTTCTTTGGGCAGACAGGCATGCACCCTGTGGTCGTTGAGGACTTTATCAAAATGTTCAAGCTTATGCCGGAAGTGCCGGTCGAGGCCGACCGCATGCGCGTATATGAAGAGTTTAACTTCGAACCGACCAGCCTGGAGTCGATGATGAGCACCATCGCGGGCGCGCTGGTTTGA
- the dusB gene encoding tRNA dihydrouridine synthase DusB, whose protein sequence is MNPFKIRDVMVDPPLVLAPMAGVTNHAFRVMCKRNGGAGLVCTEMFSAYAIKFHDPRTASMLDWTDEERPVSAQVFGGDPHTVAIGVKAMRDYGVDVVDVNFGCPVPKVAKSGSGAVLLKDMGLAREILAAARESIDGALTIKTRIGWNSDDITVFELAQAAQDAGIDAISVHARTAVQGYSGKADWDIIAEVVKCVDIPVIANGDIKNPIDAARMFEQTGCAGVMIGRAALGDPWIFGRTAHYLRTGELPAEPDIMQRLQGAREHAALLRMVLGEARAAKEMRGHLVFYLKGMPGAPALRNRLMTTRSVEEILEVLDEACSKC, encoded by the coding sequence TTGAACCCCTTCAAAATTCGTGATGTCATGGTCGATCCGCCTCTTGTCCTTGCGCCTATGGCGGGGGTGACCAACCACGCATTCAGAGTTATGTGCAAACGCAATGGTGGTGCGGGGCTGGTCTGCACCGAGATGTTTAGCGCATACGCAATTAAATTTCACGATCCCAGGACGGCTAGCATGCTCGATTGGACCGATGAGGAGCGTCCAGTCTCCGCACAGGTCTTTGGCGGCGATCCTCACACTGTCGCCATAGGCGTCAAGGCCATGCGTGATTACGGCGTGGATGTAGTGGATGTTAACTTCGGCTGCCCGGTACCCAAGGTCGCCAAAAGCGGGTCGGGCGCAGTGCTCTTGAAAGACATGGGTCTTGCCCGTGAGATTCTGGCTGCTGCGCGTGAGTCTATTGATGGCGCTCTGACAATAAAGACCCGTATAGGATGGAATTCCGACGATATTACTGTCTTCGAGCTTGCCCAGGCTGCGCAGGATGCCGGGATCGATGCAATATCAGTCCACGCGAGAACAGCAGTCCAGGGGTATTCAGGGAAGGCGGATTGGGATATAATAGCCGAGGTAGTTAAGTGTGTGGATATCCCGGTGATTGCTAACGGCGATATTAAAAACCCGATAGATGCCGCCAGAATGTTCGAGCAGACCGGCTGCGCAGGTGTCATGATTGGCCGGGCCGCACTGGGCGATCCCTGGATATTCGGCAGAACTGCTCATTATCTGAGGACGGGAGAACTGCCTGCCGAGCCGGATATTATGCAGCGGCTTCAGGGAGCCAGAGAGCATGCTGCCCTGCTGCGAATGGTGCTGGGCGAAGCCCGTGCAGCAAAAGAGATGCGCGGCCACTTAGTATTTTATCTGAAAGGTATGCCCGGCGCGCCTGCGCTGCGTAATAGGCTTATGACGACCAGATCGGTTGAAGAGATATTAGAGGTACTTGATGAAGCGTGTAGTAAGTGTTAG
- a CDS encoding type II toxin-antitoxin system RelE/ParE family toxin has protein sequence MNYRVEVENRAAKQIRDLPVSGQERVMDELVNLQAQPRPSGCKKLKGHNEPTWRVRVGDYRILYRIHDERHLVRVYGVLRRDEAYR, from the coding sequence GTGAACTACCGTGTCGAAGTAGAAAATCGCGCTGCGAAACAGATTCGTGATTTGCCTGTAAGTGGGCAAGAGCGAGTGATGGATGAACTCGTCAATCTGCAGGCACAGCCCAGGCCGTCCGGCTGCAAAAAGCTCAAAGGACATAATGAACCAACCTGGCGCGTTCGTGTTGGCGACTACAGAATACTATATCGCATTCACGACGAGCGGCATCTTGTTCGGGTATATGGTGTCTTGCGCAGAGATGAGGCGTACCGCTGA
- a CDS encoding VanZ family protein, translating into MKGKIYRWGPVALWMGLIFFLSSQSKLPAIPGLDKIDYSDKIEHAVAYGVLGFLTWRALSITALKWQQIIITIGIAAIYGLSDETHQLFVPGRTFDLLDLGADTLGAAIAVIALTIHMGGDKYGGRTDSNGQEKSQP; encoded by the coding sequence ATGAAAGGCAAAATTTACCGCTGGGGGCCGGTGGCCCTTTGGATGGGACTGATATTTTTTCTGTCGTCCCAGTCCAAACTGCCTGCGATACCCGGATTAGATAAGATTGATTACTCGGACAAGATTGAGCATGCGGTTGCCTATGGAGTGCTCGGCTTTCTTACATGGCGGGCATTGAGCATAACAGCGCTGAAGTGGCAGCAGATTATTATCACAATAGGTATTGCCGCGATCTATGGCCTGTCGGACGAAACACACCAACTGTTTGTCCCCGGCCGCACGTTCGATCTGCTGGACCTGGGAGCAGACACGCTTGGAGCGGCCATAGCGGTTATTGCACTTACTATACACATGGGAGGCGATAAATATGGAGGAAGAACCGATAGTAACGGACAAGAGAAGAGTCAACCCTGA
- the ligA gene encoding NAD-dependent DNA ligase LigA, translating to MSAGSLHIPDEVAKQIEDIRKRLNRANFLYYVKDQPDISDAEYDSLMRRLQEIESRYPDAVTPDSPTQRVGAVPQTEFAPYQHSIPMLSLANAFSEDELRAFDERCKRFLGIDREEPIEYVCELKFDGLACSLTYQNGILVAGATRGNGFQGENITENLRTIKAIPLNMHHSKRESPDAKNIPPLVEVRGEVILEHQEFRRINEERETSGEPTFANPRNAAAGSVRQLDSQITARRNLTMFCYGVGAYEEIDFTTHYEILCALGDWGFKVNPNIKVAGNIEEVIAYMSEWATKKEDLPYDIDGMVVKVNSLDMQTRLGSVSRSPRWAIAYKYPAHQATTVIKDIIVQVGRTGALTPVAVMEPTEVSGVTVSRATLHNEDEVKRKDVRVGDTVVIQRAGEVIPEVVEVVKEKRAGSPEEFSMPKTCPVCGADVERAEGEAVARCVGIACPAQIRGRMIHFTSRTAMDIDGVGPALIDQLIDKGLIHDPADLYYLTVDQILPLERMAQKSAENAINAIETSKKANLSRLIYALGIRHVGERTAASLAQQFGSIDAVRNASEEELAQVTDIGPVVAKSVATFFDQEETAEVLRKLKEAGIDPTEEMRAQAEGFAGKTIVFTGALEKLTRDKAQDLVSKLGAKPSSSVSKNTDLVVAGESAGSKLDKAISLGVKVVSEDEFLEMVEQTGIDID from the coding sequence ATGAGCGCAGGCAGCCTCCACATTCCGGATGAGGTCGCAAAGCAAATAGAGGACATACGCAAACGCCTTAATCGGGCGAACTTCCTTTACTATGTAAAGGACCAGCCCGATATATCGGATGCGGAGTATGACTCTCTCATGCGCCGTCTCCAGGAGATCGAGAGCCGGTATCCCGATGCAGTTACGCCGGACTCGCCGACCCAGAGAGTCGGCGCTGTGCCCCAAACTGAGTTCGCGCCATATCAGCATTCGATCCCTATGCTCAGCCTCGCGAATGCATTTAGCGAGGATGAATTGAGGGCATTTGATGAGCGGTGCAAGCGGTTTTTAGGCATCGACCGTGAGGAGCCTATCGAGTATGTGTGCGAACTTAAATTCGATGGTCTTGCCTGCTCCCTAACTTATCAGAATGGAATTCTTGTTGCAGGGGCGACTCGTGGAAACGGCTTTCAGGGAGAGAATATCACCGAGAACCTGCGCACGATCAAAGCCATACCGCTTAATATGCACCATTCAAAACGTGAGTCTCCCGATGCAAAGAATATCCCGCCACTAGTTGAGGTCAGGGGCGAGGTGATACTCGAACATCAGGAGTTTCGTCGGATCAACGAGGAGCGCGAAACCAGCGGCGAACCGACTTTCGCCAACCCTAGAAATGCGGCAGCGGGATCGGTCCGCCAACTCGATTCACAAATCACCGCGAGGCGCAACCTCACTATGTTTTGCTACGGCGTAGGAGCGTATGAGGAGATAGATTTCACGACTCACTACGAGATACTCTGCGCGCTCGGCGACTGGGGATTCAAGGTCAACCCAAATATAAAGGTCGCCGGGAACATCGAAGAAGTTATTGCGTATATGAGTGAGTGGGCAACCAAGAAAGAGGACCTGCCTTATGATATAGACGGCATGGTCGTCAAGGTCAACTCTCTGGACATGCAGACCAGGCTCGGCAGCGTCTCGCGAAGCCCACGCTGGGCTATTGCCTACAAATACCCGGCTCACCAGGCGACAACCGTCATCAAAGACATAATCGTCCAGGTCGGCAGGACGGGCGCGCTTACGCCGGTCGCGGTTATGGAGCCTACGGAGGTGAGCGGGGTCACCGTATCGCGCGCCACTCTCCACAATGAGGACGAGGTCAAACGCAAAGATGTCAGGGTCGGCGACACTGTAGTGATCCAGCGCGCAGGCGAGGTTATCCCGGAGGTTGTGGAGGTTGTAAAAGAGAAGCGGGCAGGCAGCCCCGAAGAGTTCAGCATGCCCAAGACCTGCCCGGTTTGCGGGGCAGATGTAGAGAGAGCCGAGGGCGAGGCCGTGGCCAGATGCGTGGGGATAGCGTGCCCCGCGCAGATAAGGGGCAGGATGATCCATTTTACATCCCGCACGGCGATGGATATAGACGGTGTCGGCCCGGCCTTGATCGACCAGCTTATTGACAAAGGTCTCATTCACGATCCGGCTGATCTTTATTACCTGACTGTTGACCAGATACTTCCGCTTGAGAGGATGGCTCAAAAGTCGGCAGAAAATGCAATAAACGCTATTGAGACTAGCAAGAAAGCAAATCTGTCGAGGCTGATATATGCTCTGGGTATACGGCATGTCGGCGAGAGAACGGCCGCATCACTTGCCCAGCAGTTCGGCAGCATCGATGCCGTTCGCAATGCGTCCGAAGAAGAACTCGCTCAGGTAACCGACATCGGGCCTGTTGTAGCTAAGAGCGTTGCTACATTCTTTGATCAGGAAGAGACGGCTGAGGTCCTGCGGAAGCTCAAGGAGGCCGGAATCGACCCGACAGAAGAAATGCGCGCACAGGCCGAGGGCTTTGCAGGAAAGACAATAGTATTTACAGGAGCGCTTGAAAAATTAACGCGAGACAAGGCACAGGATTTGGTCTCCAAGCTGGGCGCGAAACCGTCGTCGTCCGTATCTAAAAACACTGACCTGGTAGTGGCGGGTGAGAGCGCCGGATCAAAGCTCGATAAAGCAATCTCACTTGGCGTAAAAGTAGTGTCGGAAGATGAGTTTCTAGAGATGGTGGAGCAGACCGGCATAGACATTGATTGA
- a CDS encoding shikimate dehydrogenase, translated as MEKFAFVMHPISAKRDIARKYPFVEMLPESWIEFALRYKSPMDVSHITGVKSITGVEAEGWFVGCPLSPKLMLELPIAEVWRKIIATVKLAEDHGAKIVGLGAFTSVVGDGGITVAKHSNIAVTTGNSYTIATAIEGSLKGAELMGIDPAEAHVAVVGATGSIGKTCARILSRTAASTTLVGRAKDRLEVLADEMSSEANGKVSATTDIEDGIKDADIVVTVSSAVDSIIEPHFIKSGAVVCDVARPRDVSVKVQKERNDVLVIEGGVIEPPGDVDFGFNFGFPPKTAYACMSETMMLALDGRYENFTLGKEVSVEQVEQISRIAKKHGFKLAGFRSFEKAVTDEQIEQIKKNVKR; from the coding sequence TTGGAGAAATTCGCATTTGTAATGCATCCGATATCGGCTAAACGGGACATCGCGCGCAAGTATCCATTTGTGGAAATGCTTCCCGAGAGCTGGATCGAGTTCGCATTGAGATATAAGAGTCCGATGGATGTATCGCACATCACCGGGGTCAAATCGATCACCGGGGTCGAGGCGGAAGGCTGGTTTGTCGGCTGCCCGCTCTCGCCCAAGCTGATGCTCGAACTCCCGATTGCAGAGGTTTGGAGGAAGATTATTGCCACGGTGAAGCTTGCGGAGGATCACGGCGCAAAGATCGTCGGCCTGGGCGCGTTTACATCAGTGGTCGGCGACGGCGGTATAACGGTCGCCAAACACTCCAATATAGCCGTCACGACGGGCAACAGCTACACCATCGCAACAGCCATAGAGGGCTCACTTAAGGGCGCGGAGTTGATGGGTATTGACCCTGCCGAGGCGCATGTAGCGGTGGTCGGGGCTACAGGCTCGATAGGCAAGACCTGTGCGCGCATACTCTCACGAACCGCAGCGTCGACAACTCTCGTGGGACGCGCAAAGGACCGTCTGGAAGTCCTTGCCGATGAAATGTCATCCGAAGCGAATGGTAAAGTAAGCGCGACAACCGATATCGAGGATGGCATAAAAGATGCGGATATAGTGGTCACAGTCTCCAGCGCAGTCGATTCGATCATAGAGCCGCATTTTATTAAGAGTGGGGCAGTAGTCTGCGATGTTGCCCGTCCGAGAGATGTCTCTGTCAAAGTCCAAAAGGAGCGCAACGACGTCCTGGTGATAGAAGGCGGCGTTATCGAGCCACCCGGGGATGTGGACTTCGGCTTCAACTTCGGCTTTCCTCCAAAGACAGCCTACGCGTGCATGTCAGAGACCATGATGCTCGCGCTTGACGGCCGCTACGAGAACTTCACCTTGGGCAAGGAGGTCTCTGTGGAGCAGGTCGAGCAGATCAGCCGGATTGCGAAGAAACATGGATTCAAATTAGCTGGTTTCAGGAGCTTTGAGAAGGCCGTGACCGATGAGCAGATTGAGCAGATCAAGAAGAATGTGAAGCGATAG